A single Sporosarcina sp. FSL W8-0480 DNA region contains:
- a CDS encoding YihY/virulence factor BrkB family protein has translation MSKNDPLTPKTMQSQEGNVKEETTEEQKGSGFIKNLYIMKFIHDVNDGDLEKFDVTTTAGFWKELLVRIKKVDITGLGSQLAFFFLLSMFPLLIFLITLLPFLNIDENQVFLFIRDYAPESVFRLIRDTLQEILANRNGGLLSIGALATIWSASKGMNALTKALNQSYFVEETRSFIVARSMSVVFTIALIGVLIVALLLPIFGEQVGYLAFSYFGMEEGFMRLWGNLRWSIPPVLIFLVFTVLYWAVPNLKIRLKSAIPGAIFATAGWILTSLAFSFYVGSFANYSKTYGSIGAIIVLMLWLYFSAIILMLGGQLNAVMTERKQLKSAKEKSNAVG, from the coding sequence GTGAGCAAAAATGACCCATTAACTCCGAAAACGATGCAATCACAAGAGGGAAATGTGAAGGAAGAAACAACTGAGGAACAAAAGGGTAGTGGATTTATAAAAAATTTATACATTATGAAATTTATTCATGATGTGAACGACGGTGACCTTGAGAAGTTTGACGTAACAACGACAGCAGGATTTTGGAAAGAGCTGCTTGTTAGGATAAAAAAAGTTGATATTACCGGTTTAGGATCACAACTGGCCTTCTTTTTCTTATTATCCATGTTTCCTCTATTAATCTTTTTGATAACACTATTACCATTTTTGAATATAGACGAAAACCAAGTGTTCTTATTTATACGAGATTATGCACCCGAAAGTGTTTTTAGACTTATCCGTGATACTCTTCAAGAGATACTGGCAAATCGGAATGGTGGACTGTTGTCCATTGGTGCCTTGGCGACAATTTGGTCGGCATCTAAAGGCATGAATGCACTGACAAAGGCGTTGAACCAATCCTATTTTGTAGAGGAGACACGGTCGTTCATCGTTGCAAGGTCAATGTCTGTCGTTTTCACGATAGCATTGATAGGTGTACTGATTGTTGCTTTGCTTTTACCAATTTTCGGTGAGCAAGTTGGATATTTGGCTTTCTCTTATTTTGGCATGGAAGAGGGATTCATGAGATTATGGGGGAATTTACGTTGGAGCATTCCACCGGTTCTTATTTTCCTTGTATTTACAGTCCTTTACTGGGCTGTTCCTAATTTGAAGATCCGGCTGAAAAGTGCGATTCCAGGTGCGATTTTTGCTACAGCGGGGTGGATTCTTACGTCGTTAGCATTCTCGTTTTATGTTGGTAGTTTTGCGAATTATTCCAAAACATATGGAAGTATCGGAGCAATTATCGTACTTATGCTTTGGCTATATTTTTCCGCTATCATCCTGATGCTTGGCGGTCAGCTGAATGCGGTAATGACGGAACGAAAACAATTGAAATCCGCAAAAGAAAAAAGCAATGCCGTAGGGTAA
- a CDS encoding heavy metal translocating P-type ATPase has protein sequence MTTETKEIQHESGKWLTHIELVAAILSGVLILAAWLIGKDGSQSVSIALYIIAFLIGGFAKAKEGIEDTIADRQLNVEMLMVFAAIGSAVIGYWAEGAILIFIFAISGALETYTLNKSHKEISALMELQPEVAWLIKEDGSTVSVATSALSVGAKILVKPGERIPVDGVILQGTTSIDMSAINGESVPVTKGLNDELFAGTVNISGAIQMEMTKPSSETLFQKIITLVQNAQSEKSPSQQFIERFEGTYVKIVIFSVIVMMFLPHFLFGWDWTTTFYRAIVLLVVASPCALVASIMPATLAAVSNGAKRGVLFKGGVHLEHLGSLKAIAFDKTGTLTSGKPVVTDFIVRDGEDVNISLALLASIESQSNHPLAVAIVKHAGEQGIVNRDHLQIEDVPGYGIRAITDTGEVLVGNPRFVGKDLIDDFHEGIVQKLSDEGKTVVFMRDSKGILAAVALKDTLRPEAVQAIKDLKKLGIQSIMLTGDNDKTAKAIAKEAGLDRFVAECLPEKKVEELKRLKTEYGEVGMVGDGINDAPALATATSGIAMGEGTDVALETADVVLMQNDLTRISYAVKVSRKMQRIVKQNVFFSVAVIAVLIVSNFMQVVDLPLGVIGHEGSTILVILNGLRLLNNVK, from the coding sequence TTGACAACGGAAACGAAAGAGATTCAACATGAATCGGGTAAGTGGCTCACGCATATCGAGCTCGTCGCTGCTATTCTTTCTGGTGTTTTGATTTTAGCTGCTTGGCTAATTGGAAAAGACGGATCGCAATCGGTATCCATAGCCCTCTACATTATCGCTTTTCTCATTGGGGGATTTGCAAAAGCAAAGGAAGGAATCGAGGATACGATTGCTGATCGGCAGTTAAATGTCGAGATGCTAATGGTCTTCGCTGCAATTGGTTCGGCTGTTATCGGCTATTGGGCAGAAGGTGCAATTCTCATATTCATTTTCGCAATTAGTGGTGCCCTTGAAACGTACACATTGAATAAAAGCCATAAAGAAATCTCCGCACTAATGGAGTTGCAGCCCGAAGTCGCATGGCTGATCAAAGAAGATGGATCCACTGTAAGTGTAGCCACTTCTGCCCTTTCAGTCGGTGCAAAAATCCTTGTTAAGCCCGGCGAGCGTATCCCTGTCGATGGGGTTATCTTACAGGGTACGACTTCTATCGACATGTCGGCCATTAATGGCGAATCAGTCCCAGTAACCAAAGGGTTGAATGATGAATTATTTGCAGGGACCGTCAATATAAGCGGCGCCATCCAAATGGAAATGACGAAGCCAAGTTCAGAGACTTTATTCCAAAAGATTATTACACTCGTACAAAATGCACAAAGCGAAAAGTCACCGTCTCAGCAGTTTATCGAAAGATTTGAAGGAACGTATGTAAAGATTGTCATTTTCTCAGTCATCGTAATGATGTTCCTTCCTCATTTTCTATTTGGCTGGGACTGGACGACAACTTTCTATCGGGCAATCGTCCTGTTAGTTGTAGCCTCCCCTTGTGCCCTTGTCGCATCGATTATGCCGGCGACATTGGCAGCAGTATCGAATGGAGCAAAGCGCGGCGTCCTTTTTAAAGGCGGTGTCCATCTTGAGCACCTTGGATCTCTAAAGGCAATTGCCTTTGACAAGACAGGAACATTGACCTCAGGGAAACCAGTTGTAACTGATTTCATCGTCCGTGACGGCGAAGATGTTAACATTTCACTTGCCTTATTAGCGAGCATAGAATCCCAATCGAACCATCCACTCGCAGTTGCAATTGTAAAACATGCTGGGGAGCAAGGGATTGTAAACCGTGACCATCTACAAATTGAGGATGTGCCAGGATACGGTATTCGTGCAATTACCGATACTGGTGAAGTATTAGTCGGCAATCCAAGGTTTGTCGGCAAAGATTTGATAGATGACTTCCACGAAGGGATTGTACAAAAACTTTCTGATGAAGGAAAAACTGTAGTGTTCATGAGAGATTCAAAAGGAATACTTGCAGCTGTCGCATTGAAAGATACGTTACGACCAGAAGCTGTTCAGGCGATAAAGGATTTAAAGAAATTAGGAATACAATCCATCATGCTAACAGGTGACAATGACAAAACCGCTAAAGCCATTGCAAAAGAGGCTGGACTCGATCGATTTGTAGCTGAATGTCTGCCTGAAAAAAAGGTGGAGGAATTAAAGAGGCTTAAAACGGAGTATGGAGAAGTCGGGATGGTCGGGGACGGCATTAACGACGCCCCAGCACTTGCGACAGCCACTTCCGGAATTGCCATGGGCGAAGGAACCGATGTCGCTTTGGAAACAGCGGACGTCGTCCTTATGCAAAATGATTTAACACGTATTTCATACGCGGTCAAAGTGTCCAGGAAAATGCAAAGGATCGTAAAGCAAAACGTCTTCTTCTCAGTCGCGGTTATAGCAGTGCTTATTGTTTCCAACTTTATGCAAGTCGTGGACCTTCCTCTTGGTGTAATCGGCCACGAAGGAAGCACAATCCTCGTCATATTGAACGGATTGCGTTTATTAAATAATGTGAAATGA
- a CDS encoding fumarate hydratase gives MYIEQVEKTMIETLEKSMYDLVCETSTNLPKDVRRAVKAAREQEDAGTRAAMSLDTIAKNINMADDKLSPICQDTGLPTFKIKTPIGVNQLEIKAAIKRAIVKATKDGKLRPNSVDSLTGDNSGDNLGEGLPVVKFDQWENDHIEVKLILKGGGCENKNIQYSLPTELEGLGRAGRDLDGIRKCILHSVYQAQGHGCSAGFIGVGIGGDRASGYDLAKEQLFRDLDDVNPNPDLAKLEEYILESANKLGIGTMGFGGEATLLGCKVGVMHRIPASFYVSVAYNCWAYRRMAVDLNAETGEITKWHYDNGEKLKFDEDNEQEEGKQTSRTVELTAPITEEQIRDLRVGDVVKISGRMYTGRDAIHKHLSENDSPVDLNGQIIYHCGPVVLKNEDGGYEIKAAGPTTSIREEPYQGDIMKKFGIRAVIGKGGMGPKTLAALEEHGGVYLNAIGGAAQYYADCIKAVEGVDLLQFGIPEAMWHLRVEDFTAVVTMDSHGNSLHADVDKSSLEKLAQFKEKVFS, from the coding sequence ATGTACATAGAACAAGTTGAAAAAACTATGATTGAAACACTTGAAAAAAGTATGTATGACCTCGTATGTGAAACTTCGACGAACCTTCCAAAAGACGTCCGTCGTGCTGTCAAAGCAGCCCGTGAACAGGAAGATGCCGGAACACGCGCAGCAATGAGCCTTGATACGATAGCGAAGAATATCAATATGGCGGACGATAAGCTATCTCCAATTTGCCAGGATACTGGATTGCCAACGTTCAAAATTAAAACGCCTATTGGGGTCAATCAGCTTGAAATTAAAGCAGCGATTAAACGCGCTATAGTCAAGGCTACGAAAGACGGAAAACTAAGACCGAACTCTGTTGACTCATTAACAGGTGATAACAGTGGGGATAATCTTGGTGAAGGCCTTCCAGTCGTTAAATTCGATCAATGGGAAAACGATCATATTGAAGTAAAGCTTATCCTTAAGGGTGGCGGCTGTGAGAACAAAAACATTCAGTATAGTCTACCAACTGAACTTGAAGGTCTTGGCAGAGCGGGACGCGATTTGGATGGTATCCGTAAATGTATCCTCCACTCCGTCTATCAAGCTCAAGGACACGGTTGTTCGGCAGGTTTCATCGGTGTTGGAATTGGTGGCGACCGTGCATCAGGTTATGATCTTGCGAAAGAACAGCTTTTCCGTGATTTGGATGATGTAAACCCGAACCCTGACCTCGCAAAATTAGAAGAATATATTCTTGAGTCAGCAAATAAATTAGGCATCGGTACAATGGGCTTCGGTGGAGAAGCAACGTTATTAGGTTGTAAAGTTGGAGTTATGCACAGAATTCCAGCAAGCTTTTACGTTTCAGTAGCGTATAATTGCTGGGCATACCGTCGTATGGCAGTCGATCTGAATGCCGAAACGGGTGAAATAACAAAATGGCATTACGACAATGGCGAAAAGCTTAAATTCGACGAAGACAACGAACAGGAAGAAGGAAAACAGACTTCTCGAACTGTCGAATTAACAGCTCCTATTACAGAAGAGCAGATCCGTGATTTACGCGTTGGTGATGTTGTGAAGATTAGCGGCCGCATGTATACAGGTCGAGATGCTATCCATAAGCATCTTTCCGAGAACGATTCACCTGTAGATCTGAACGGCCAAATCATCTATCACTGCGGTCCCGTCGTATTGAAAAACGAAGATGGCGGTTATGAGATTAAAGCTGCTGGCCCAACGACTTCCATTCGTGAAGAACCGTACCAAGGCGATATTATGAAGAAATTTGGCATCCGCGCTGTAATCGGAAAAGGTGGAATGGGACCAAAAACCCTTGCCGCCCTAGAAGAGCATGGCGGAGTCTATCTGAATGCAATCGGTGGAGCTGCACAATATTACGCAGATTGCATAAAAGCTGTTGAAGGCGTTGACCTTCTCCAATTCGGTATTCCTGAGGCAATGTGGCATTTGAGAGTCGAAGACTTCACTGCTGTCGTCACAATGGATTCTCACGGAAACAGCCTCCATGCGGATGTAGACAAATCATCACTTGAAAAATTAGCCCAATTCAAAGAAAAAGTATTCAGCTAA
- a CDS encoding SE1561 family protein, with product MEKRQSGQVDELKNRLHQFLEKLESIEPETTDLDEIDQLIRLIDELEEQMNKIKKDQ from the coding sequence TTGGAAAAACGACAAAGTGGACAAGTTGATGAATTAAAAAATCGCCTTCATCAATTCCTGGAAAAACTTGAGTCAATCGAGCCAGAAACAACAGACCTCGATGAAATCGATCAACTGATTCGTTTAATCGATGAGCTGGAAGAACAGATGAATAAAATAAAAAAAGATCAATGA
- a CDS encoding OsmC family protein, with protein sequence MKFEMTENDFETDTTFGNLQISANDEFGFRPYQLLVSSVAVCTGGVLRKILERKRMPANHIAIEVKEVMRNEEFANRVEKIKIK encoded by the coding sequence ATGAAATTCGAAATGACTGAAAACGATTTCGAAACAGATACAACTTTTGGTAATCTACAGATTTCCGCCAATGACGAGTTCGGATTCAGACCCTACCAATTGCTTGTCTCTTCCGTTGCGGTATGTACTGGCGGCGTGTTGCGCAAGATTCTTGAAAGAAAGCGCATGCCTGCAAACCATATTGCAATTGAAGTTAAGGAAGTTATGCGTAATGAAGAGTTTGCAAACAGGGTAGAAAAAATCAAAATAAAATAA
- a CDS encoding MFS transporter, which produces MNIIDRPEQRRFWILVIIVSISGFSQGMLLPLISAIFERDGLSSALNGLNATGLYIGTLLISPFMEAPLRKYGYKPVIILGGILVFSSLLLFPLWKNVFFWFILRLLIGIGDHALHFSTQTWITSTSSQARLGRNIAIYGVSFSVGFAAGPLFAPLVNIFEGLPFIVSGLLCMTAWLLVFSLKNDRPEVLKGNVDTGSFMKRAKLTIGVAWIAFLGPFGYGFLESSLNAMYPVYALRNGLELTSVSLILATFSIGGIVSQIPLGMLSDRIGRHSVVLIAYGGGAVAFWSASLMGNSVPLIILTIFIAGLFVGSIFSLGISYMSDLTQKDLLPTGNLLCGIFFSIGSLTGPFAGGLFLEFVENVSYLLIISVLFGLIFLVSLFGKPKRSIPS; this is translated from the coding sequence ATGAATATTATAGATAGACCTGAACAACGACGGTTTTGGATATTGGTTATCATCGTTTCAATTTCAGGGTTTTCGCAAGGCATGCTGCTGCCTCTTATATCAGCCATTTTTGAGCGCGACGGGTTATCAAGTGCATTGAATGGGTTGAATGCTACAGGGTTGTACATAGGTACTCTTCTGATTTCTCCATTTATGGAGGCACCGTTACGGAAATATGGATATAAACCCGTCATCATTTTAGGCGGGATACTCGTCTTTTCGTCTTTGCTTCTATTTCCATTATGGAAAAATGTATTCTTTTGGTTCATATTGAGGTTGTTGATCGGTATAGGGGATCATGCCCTTCATTTTTCAACACAAACTTGGATAACGAGCACTTCCTCGCAAGCAAGGTTAGGTAGGAATATTGCAATTTATGGAGTTTCATTTAGTGTCGGTTTTGCGGCTGGCCCTTTATTTGCCCCACTTGTGAATATTTTTGAAGGGTTGCCTTTCATCGTTTCAGGTCTACTCTGCATGACAGCATGGCTGTTGGTATTCTCTTTAAAAAACGATCGACCTGAAGTGTTAAAGGGAAATGTAGACACCGGAAGTTTTATGAAACGTGCAAAGCTTACGATTGGTGTTGCGTGGATTGCCTTTTTAGGTCCATTCGGATACGGATTCCTGGAATCTTCCTTGAACGCAATGTATCCAGTATATGCTTTGCGAAATGGACTGGAGCTCACTTCGGTATCGTTAATCCTTGCGACATTTTCAATCGGTGGCATTGTCTCACAAATACCGCTTGGGATGTTGTCCGACCGAATCGGTAGGCATTCCGTTGTCCTTATCGCATATGGAGGCGGGGCGGTTGCATTTTGGTCAGCAAGTCTGATGGGGAATTCAGTTCCATTGATCATCTTGACGATCTTCATTGCAGGACTATTCGTTGGTTCGATTTTCTCCCTTGGCATCTCGTATATGTCGGATTTGACACAGAAAGACCTATTGCCTACCGGGAATCTCTTATGTGGAATTTTCTTTAGTATCGGTAGTTTGACTGGACCTTTTGCGGGTGGCCTTTTCCTTGAGTTTGTAGAGAATGTCAGCTATCTATTGATCATTTCGGTATTATTCGGTCTGATATTCCTTGTGTCATTGTTCGGAAAGCCAAAGAGAAGCATCCCATCATAA
- a CDS encoding polysaccharide deacetylase family protein translates to MVEEHGPGILMAAFIIVVGILFNPFAAKAEEFHWGFKKSVNGIPPDAGAALNAMLEKHGAIYKGKPDEKVAYLSFDNGYENGYTESILDTLKKEDVPATFFLTGHYLKSAAPLVQRMVKDGHGIGNHSYDHPNMANLSEERMEEEWKKFDELLYKTTGVKRTVYARPPEGIFNDTVLRKGNELGYRHIFWSVAFIDWHANKPRGKAYAYNELMNQLHPGAVILMHTVSPDNAEALPDFIRDAKKQGYEFRTLDDLVLEYENVDAILR, encoded by the coding sequence ATGGTTGAAGAGCATGGTCCTGGTATTCTAATGGCCGCATTCATCATTGTCGTCGGCATACTATTTAATCCATTTGCAGCAAAAGCTGAAGAATTCCATTGGGGTTTCAAGAAATCGGTAAACGGAATACCACCTGATGCAGGAGCTGCACTCAACGCAATGCTCGAAAAGCATGGTGCCATCTATAAAGGAAAACCGGATGAAAAAGTAGCCTATTTATCATTTGATAATGGTTACGAGAATGGGTACACGGAAAGTATTTTAGACACATTGAAAAAAGAAGATGTACCAGCTACTTTTTTCCTTACCGGTCACTATTTAAAAAGCGCCGCCCCACTTGTCCAACGAATGGTGAAAGACGGACACGGAATTGGCAATCATTCATATGATCATCCGAATATGGCCAACCTTTCCGAAGAAAGAATGGAAGAGGAATGGAAGAAATTTGATGAACTCCTCTATAAAACGACAGGCGTAAAACGGACAGTTTACGCAAGGCCACCTGAAGGCATTTTCAATGATACTGTCTTAAGAAAAGGGAATGAGTTAGGGTATCGTCATATTTTCTGGTCCGTTGCATTCATCGATTGGCATGCCAATAAGCCGCGCGGAAAAGCTTATGCTTACAACGAACTGATGAATCAGCTTCACCCAGGAGCTGTTATCCTCATGCATACTGTGTCTCCCGATAACGCCGAAGCGCTACCAGATTTCATACGAGATGCCAAGAAGCAAGGCTATGAATTCAGAACACTCGACGATCTTGTTCTTGAATATGAAAATGTCGATGCGATCCTAAGATGA
- the recX gene encoding recombination regulator RecX gives MHVLTKITQQKRDTERYNIFIDDKYAFSVHETVLVKFGLTKGMQLDDWAMDEIAYEDQIEKAFNRALHFLSFRMRSEFEVKKKLLDLEYGEAVIMEAIVKLRRLGFLDDQAFSEALLRTQKNASNKGPKAIQQELQKKGVEKELQEQVLESYSEEEQFAVAKRLAEKAAASNRSVAPAQLKQKIQNALARKGFSFGLISSVLEEIDFGREEDEWESICNSVGEKAWRRYHSKYSGYELKNRVKQSMYQKGIPLDRIERFIEKKENEEDGEQ, from the coding sequence TTGCATGTATTGACGAAAATAACACAACAAAAGCGTGATACCGAGCGTTATAATATATTCATTGATGATAAATATGCTTTTAGTGTTCACGAAACGGTCTTAGTTAAGTTCGGGTTGACAAAAGGAATGCAGCTTGACGATTGGGCGATGGATGAAATTGCTTATGAGGATCAAATAGAAAAAGCATTTAACCGTGCTCTGCACTTTTTGTCGTTTAGAATGCGGAGCGAGTTTGAAGTGAAAAAGAAGTTGCTGGATCTTGAATATGGAGAAGCCGTTATTATGGAGGCAATCGTAAAGCTGAGAAGGCTTGGCTTTTTAGATGATCAAGCATTTTCCGAAGCTTTATTACGAACCCAAAAAAATGCATCTAACAAAGGTCCGAAAGCGATCCAACAGGAATTACAGAAAAAAGGGGTCGAGAAGGAGCTGCAGGAACAAGTGCTTGAAAGCTATTCAGAAGAGGAACAGTTCGCTGTTGCCAAAAGGCTTGCTGAAAAAGCGGCAGCTTCCAATAGATCTGTCGCGCCTGCACAGTTAAAACAGAAGATCCAGAATGCACTTGCCCGAAAAGGATTTTCCTTCGGATTGATAAGCAGTGTGTTGGAGGAGATTGACTTTGGCAGGGAAGAGGATGAATGGGAGTCAATCTGCAATTCTGTTGGCGAAAAGGCTTGGCGACGGTACCATTCCAAGTATTCCGGATATGAATTAAAGAATCGTGTTAAACAATCGATGTATCAAAAAGGTATTCCACTTGATCGAATTGAGAGATTCATCGAAAAAAAGGAGAACGAAGAAGATGGAGAACAGTAA
- a CDS encoding YfhH family protein: MENSKKYSEMNEHELRSEIGSLMEKARKAEQMGMINEFAVYQRKALMAKSYMIDPKTIIKGEIYRIEGDEGVFFHVDYLKGRFAWGYRLGGERAEEALPIAMLQPVKKGL; this comes from the coding sequence ATGGAGAACAGTAAAAAGTATAGCGAAATGAATGAACATGAATTACGGTCAGAAATCGGAAGCCTTATGGAAAAAGCACGGAAAGCCGAGCAGATGGGTATGATCAATGAGTTTGCCGTTTACCAGCGCAAAGCTTTAATGGCGAAATCATATATGATCGATCCGAAAACGATCATCAAAGGGGAAATATACCGAATTGAAGGCGATGAAGGGGTATTTTTCCACGTTGATTATTTAAAGGGCCGCTTTGCATGGGGGTACCGATTAGGCGGTGAACGTGCGGAAGAAGCATTGCCAATTGCGATGCTGCAACCTGTTAAAAAAGGTTTGTAA
- a CDS encoding metal-dependent hydrolase, with protein MDTGTHIVMGAAICGLTLADPVVASDSVTMTAVFIGVVSGSLIPDVDTVLKLRNNAVYIRNHRGITHSIPAVLLWPLVISILLSFLIPNTEFFHLWAWTFLAVFVHVFVDIFNAYGTQALRPFSDQWVAIGVINTFDPIIFALHIAALSAWMFGAEPVLTFVILYVVIFFYYLLRFAVKAAVKRAVQNTIPDADEIFIAPTMYFFQWRVAASNKECHFVGRAYGRSVNIYDRFEREAMPKSPYIDAAMEDRNIQAFVSFSPIYRWSVSHVGDLYEVRLIDLRYRSKGYYPFVAVAHINEEMEVVNSYTGWIFSEDKLHKKLNFIPNS; from the coding sequence TTGGATACCGGAACACATATTGTCATGGGCGCCGCCATTTGCGGTCTTACATTAGCGGACCCCGTCGTAGCATCCGATTCAGTTACAATGACAGCGGTTTTTATTGGAGTTGTGTCCGGCTCTTTGATTCCTGACGTAGATACTGTACTTAAATTGAGGAATAATGCAGTTTATATACGAAATCACCGAGGAATTACACACTCGATTCCCGCTGTATTGTTATGGCCGCTTGTCATTTCTATTTTATTGTCTTTCCTAATACCTAATACCGAATTCTTCCATCTATGGGCATGGACGTTTTTAGCCGTTTTTGTCCATGTGTTCGTTGACATATTTAATGCCTACGGAACGCAAGCATTAAGACCTTTTTCAGATCAGTGGGTCGCCATCGGGGTTATTAATACGTTCGACCCGATTATATTTGCACTGCATATTGCCGCACTTTCCGCTTGGATGTTCGGTGCTGAACCGGTTCTTACGTTTGTGATTCTTTATGTCGTGATTTTCTTCTATTATTTGCTTCGTTTCGCAGTGAAAGCGGCGGTGAAACGAGCTGTCCAAAATACCATTCCGGATGCTGATGAGATTTTCATCGCACCGACAATGTATTTCTTCCAATGGAGAGTCGCCGCTTCGAACAAGGAATGTCACTTTGTAGGACGAGCCTACGGACGTTCTGTTAATATCTACGACCGATTTGAACGTGAAGCGATGCCGAAATCCCCTTATATCGATGCAGCGATGGAAGACCGAAACATACAGGCTTTCGTTTCATTCTCACCAATTTACAGATGGTCTGTCTCCCATGTCGGAGATCTGTACGAAGTAAGGCTAATAGACCTGCGCTACCGAAGCAAAGGCTATTATCCATTCGTCGCGGTAGCCCATATCAATGAAGAAATGGAAGTCGTTAACTCATATACAGGTTGGATCTTTTCAGAAGATAAGCTTCATAAAAAGCTGAACTTCATCCCTAATTCCTAA
- the mutY gene encoding A/G-specific adenine glycosylase: MQLFERKDEFRNALMSWYEREKRDLPWRRTKNPYYIWVSEVMLQQTRVDTVIPYYERFIKRFPTLFDLANAKEEDVLKMWEGLGYYSRVKNLQSGVKEVVAEYGSEIPRNRKEISKLKGVGPYTAGAVLSIAFGVPEHAVDGNVMRVFSRLLLIEDDIAIPRNRKIFEEVVMELIDKNDPSSFNQGLMELGATICTPKPRCLLCPVRDYCQAFHEGRQESLPVKSKKTNTKTVPLFAFAIQNTEGKWLMKQRPSTGLLADMWEFPMMEIKGMTSPEEFLKINLGINFGNFKPLIEYKHVFSHLVWEVESYMATTNDIAPDGYSFFSADEVEALPKAVPVLKIWDALKRKKVPKDKKS, from the coding sequence ATGCAACTGTTTGAGAGAAAAGACGAATTTAGAAATGCATTAATGTCATGGTATGAAAGAGAAAAAAGGGATTTGCCTTGGAGAAGAACGAAAAATCCCTATTATATATGGGTGTCGGAAGTGATGTTGCAGCAAACACGTGTAGACACTGTTATCCCGTATTATGAACGGTTTATCAAGAGATTTCCGACACTATTTGATCTTGCAAATGCAAAGGAAGAAGATGTCCTTAAGATGTGGGAAGGTTTGGGCTATTATTCACGGGTGAAAAATTTACAATCCGGTGTGAAAGAAGTGGTAGCCGAATATGGAAGTGAAATTCCAAGGAACCGAAAAGAGATATCCAAGTTAAAAGGAGTCGGACCTTATACGGCAGGTGCTGTTTTAAGTATTGCATTCGGTGTTCCTGAACATGCAGTAGATGGAAATGTCATGCGCGTTTTTTCACGTCTCTTACTTATTGAAGATGATATAGCAATTCCGCGAAACCGGAAGATATTTGAGGAAGTTGTAATGGAACTGATTGACAAAAATGATCCATCCTCATTTAATCAGGGGCTTATGGAGTTAGGAGCAACAATTTGTACGCCGAAACCAAGATGCCTTCTTTGTCCAGTTCGGGATTATTGCCAAGCCTTCCATGAAGGAAGGCAGGAGAGCCTTCCTGTGAAAAGTAAAAAGACGAATACAAAAACGGTACCGCTTTTCGCTTTTGCCATTCAAAACACTGAAGGGAAATGGTTGATGAAGCAACGTCCATCCACAGGTTTATTGGCAGATATGTGGGAATTTCCAATGATGGAAATTAAAGGCATGACGTCTCCGGAAGAATTTTTGAAAATCAATTTAGGGATTAATTTTGGAAACTTTAAGCCGTTAATCGAATATAAACATGTTTTTTCCCATCTTGTTTGGGAAGTGGAAAGCTATATGGCGACAACGAACGACATTGCTCCAGATGGATATAGCTTCTTTTCTGCAGATGAAGTGGAAGCACTTCCGAAAGCGGTTCCGGTTTTGAAAATCTGGGATGCGCTAAAAAGGAAAAAGGTTCCAAAGGATAAAAAAAGCTGA
- a CDS encoding gamma-type small acid-soluble spore protein yields MPNKNPQNFGKQAPQASFTNANKVKKEIMAEEFGAETDVNEVRKQNQQSEMNKTSGGANGFENQSK; encoded by the coding sequence ATGCCAAACAAAAACCCACAAAACTTCGGTAAACAAGCGCCACAAGCTTCATTCACAAATGCAAACAAAGTGAAGAAGGAAATTATGGCTGAAGAGTTTGGAGCTGAGACTGACGTGAACGAGGTACGTAAGCAAAACCAACAGTCTGAAATGAACAAGACATCTGGTGGTGCTAACGGTTTCGAAAATCAGTCTAAATAA